A single window of Leopardus geoffroyi isolate Oge1 chromosome D4, O.geoffroyi_Oge1_pat1.0, whole genome shotgun sequence DNA harbors:
- the CD4H9orf152 gene encoding uncharacterized protein C9orf152 homolog: MKGLPCPCPALPHLWWLGSCFMAEGSRTQAPGKGPRLSIQLLRAQYEGLRRQQRAQAQLVVLPKGGYVSAPAESMVSAVWINKERRCSLSMEEADPEAEVMLEEADRGCLQVPESPWHKHLEMHRWVQTFHQETGLQVKHKGKLMGSEQRPPQEGDPGSFENNQMTQQGTSILETARHECQEDNVQTKAVGSGLNIGIQCPPSIKNPHRSEKPAHYPFPQRKTPRISQAARNLGLYGPA, from the exons ATGAAGGGGTTGCCCTGCccatgccctgccctgccccatttGTGGTGGCTGGGGTCTTGCTTCATGGCTGAGGGCTCGAGGACTCAGGCCCCGGGGAAAGGGCCCCGGCTCAGCATCCAGCTCCTGAGAGCCCAGTACGAGGGCTTGCGTCGGCAGCAGAGGGCCCAGGCCCAACTGGTGGTGCTCCCGAAAG GAGGGTACGTGTCTGCTCCTGCAGAGTCCATGGTCAGTGCTGTTTGGATTAACAAGGAGAGAAGGTGTTCCCTGTCCATGGAAGAGGCAGATCCTGAAGCAGAGGTGATGCTGGAGGAGGCTGACAGAGGCTGTCTTCAGGTCCCCGAATCTCCATGGCACAAGCACCTAGAGATGCACCGCTGGGTCCAGACCTTCCATCAGGAAACCGGTCTTCAAGTGAAACACAAGGGCAAGCTCATGGGGTCCGAGCAAAGGCCCCCTCAGGAAGGAGACCCGGGCTCGTTCGAAAACAATCAGATGACTCAGCAAGGGACCAGCATTCTAGAAACAGCCCGGCATGAATGTCAGGAGGACAATGTCCAAACAAAGGCAGTGGGATCTGGCTTAAATATCGGCATTCAGTGCCCTCCTTCCATAAAGAACCCACACAGGTCTGAAAAACCAGCTCACTATCCATTTCCCCAAAGGAAAACTCCCAGGATCTCTCAAGCTGCCAGGAACCTGGGCTTATATGGCCCAGCCTGA